The following DNA comes from Enterocloster bolteae.
CGCTCCAAAGGGGAGTAATAACGTTTGGGAAAGACGCTGCTGGCTGTAAAGAAGTGGATGAAACAACAAGAAGGGAGTGAACGCCCATGCGTGGGATTCGGGTGGAAAACGGGAGAATTGTATACTTTGGAAACCCGGCCGGATATATTGCCGGGAGCCAGGCGGTGGTGGACCCGATCTTTAAGGGAAAGGAACTGGAAGCCTATCTGGAACGGCAGGGCGGGATTGAAGCCGTGGTATGGAAGGGCGGCGTATACGACCGGCTGATGAATGGACAGGCGGAGACTCAGGGCTGTGAACCCTTGAAGAACTGCCGGATTTGGCAGTTAAAGCCCGATGTCAATATCCATATGAAATTCATTGGTTATGATACGCTGGTCACGAGATTCGGGGAACCGGACCCACAGAATTACCACATGGTTTATGACGGGGAAATAGAGACCAATGAATTGGAACGGATCTATGATAAATTCGATGGCGGGCAGGAGGTTCCGGGTTATACGGGGCACTCCCTCTCGATGTCAGATGTGATTGAGCTATATGATGAGGAAGCCAGTGAATTCTATTACGTGGATTATAGGGATTTTAAACCAGTTGTATTTGGGGGACCGGAACCGGTCCAATCCCAGGTGCTTCAGTTGTAGCAATGGAAATCAGGCAGCGAATGGCTGCCTTTTATCATGTGAGGAGGAGTAATTCATGAGAGAGAAAATGGAACATGTGAAACATGCAGCGGAGCAGAAAATGTGGAAGGTACGGGCAGTTCTTGTAGACCGTTCTGGTGAAAATTTCATCGATAGTGCTATCAAGATCTTGATGGCTGTGGTGATCGGCGCTTTGCTGCTGGCGGGTCTATACGCATTATTCTCTGAAAATGTGTTACCCACGTTGTCCCGCCGCATTACCGAGATGTTCAACTATGCAGGCTGACAGAAAACGCAGAAAGAAAAAGAAAGAAGGAGGAACTTTATATGCCTACTGTAGACGTAAGAATTACATCCATGTACCCGCCCGGCGAGGTGGGAAGTATCCGGGGGTATGCATCCGCCACCATCGACAGCTGTCTTGCAATCCGGGGAATCAAAGTAGTGGAGGGAGGAGAGCGTGGGCTCTTTGTTTCCATGCCCAGCCGGAAGACAACGGAAGGATATAAGGAAGTGTGTTTTCCGGTAACGGCGGAGTTTCGGGAGCAGCTTCACAATGTAGTGTTATCGTCCTACCAGCAGGCGCTGGAGCAGTCTGTGGCTCAGCAGACCGCGCCTCAGCCGGAAGCGCCGGAACAGGCGGGGGAAGAACCCGGCCTGCAGATGTAGGTGCAGGGAGTCCTGTTTTTCTTTCTGCTGCTGGCCTCCTCCTTTGTGGATCTAAAGCGGCGGGAGATTCCGGACTGGGTGAGCGGCAGTATCGCCGCCCTCACCCTCCTGCATTTCCGGCCGGAATATCTGCTGGGGCTTATCCCGGCGTTGTTTTTTCTGGCAGCGGCAGTAAGAGGAGGATTTGGCGGTGGAGATGTGAAGCTGGCGGCAGCCTGCGGCCTTGTGCTGGGGCTGCCGGCTGCCTTGATGGGAACCATACTGGGACTGTTGCTCCAGCTTCTGTTTCATTTGGGCGCGTTGTGTGTGCTGCCACTTTTTAAAAGGCAGGTGTGGTCTGCATATCCAATGGCTCCGTTCCTGGCCATTGGATACGCTGTCGCTTATTATGTTTAGAAGGAGTAAGGAAATGAAGAAAAAGATTCTTAGTTTGTTAGTGCTGATTGGCTGTGTGAGTGTTTTCTGTCTTCGGTTCAGGAAAAAGGCAGGCTATCTGCAGTGCGGTAAGGGGAATTAATATGGCAGTTGAGAGAGCCAATGCATTTACCATGTATTATGAACCGTTTGAGCTGGAGGGAAAGCGGCTATACGGAACCGGATACACCGTGGATCATGATACGGTCCCGGCAGGTTTATATTGCTACGATGTATGGAATGACGGGATAGAAGATAGTGAGGAACATATCTTCATCAGCCGGAATCCTTTGTCAGAAAATATAAGCGGTGCTGTCATTTCAGACGAATCGATTGACTTTCATGGTGAAAATCAGATGTCGATGAAAGGAATTCAGTTTTTGGATGATGAGCCGTTGGTTTCTTTAGAGCGGCTTCTGGAGCAGAAGGCAGATGGTCCTGTAGCAGCCGAGACAGCTGAATTTTGTATGGTCCAAGGATAGAGTAGAAGGGAGACGGATATGAACTTTTTTAAGAACAGAACAGTGATTGGTTTGCTGTGCATTGTACTGTCCCTGGTAATCTGCTTTGCAATCACGCCGATGTTTAACCGGACGATCAGTGAGAAAACAGAGATTGTCCGGGTTACCAAAAACATCCGGATTGGGGATGAGATCACAAAGGATATGGTGAAACCGGTGGAGGTGGGCGCTTACAACCTGCCGGAGTCTGTTGTGAGAAACATAGATGAAGTGATTGGTAAGTATGCATCGGCGGATATGGCGCCGGGTGACTATATCATCCGTTCCAAGGTGGCGGAGGAACCGGCTGCGGAGAATGCCTATCTTTATAACCTGAATGGGGAAAAACAGGCCATTTCCGTCAGCGTGAAAGCCTTTGCCAATGGGTTATCCGGAAAATTGGTCAGCGGTGACATTGTTTCTGTGATTGCACCGGATTATAGGAAACAGGGTTCTACGGTGATACCGCCGGAACTCCAGTATGTGGAGGTCATTGCAGTAACGGCAAACAGCGGATATGACGCCAATACCGGGGAACGGGGCGATGAGGAGACGGAGAAAGAACTGCCGGGAACCGTGACACTTCTGGTTACGCCGGATCAGGGAAGGGTCCTTGCAGAACTGGAGGCGGACGGGAAGCTGCATTTATCCCTGGTGTACCGGGGGACAAAGGAAAATGCCCGGAAGTTTGTGGAGGCCCAGGAAATCATGCTGGAAGAACTATATCCGCTAGAGAGTGAGGAAATGGAAGAGAATACGGAGAAGGAAAGCGGAACTGAAGAAACAGAAACAGTAGAAGAAGCCGGTGAAGAAACCGTACAGGGAGAGGAGACAGAGGCAACCGCAGGAAGCGAGAGCGGGGTGGAGTAAATGCTGAATTTCAAAAAAGGAAGTATTTTCGACCGCTCGGCAAAGGCACAGGAAGACTTCATGGATGAGCCGGGGAATCAGGTCCTGGCGGTCTGGGGGAGTCCGGGAAGTGGTAAATCCACAGTGGCTGTGAAGCTGGCAAAGTACCTGGTTGGGAAGAAGCGAAACGTGGTTCTCCTGACCTGCGATATGACGGCTCCCATGCTGCCCTGTATCTGCCCTCCGGCAGACCTGGAATGTGAACATTCCCTGGGGAGTGTGCTGGCGGCCGCTCAGGTGACCCAGTCCCTGGTCCGTCACAACCTGATTACCCATAAAAAGTATGATTACTTGACCCTGATGGGGATGCTGCGGGGAGAGAATGAATATACCTATCCGCCTTACAACGCGAAGCAGGCAACGGAGCTGATTACGTGTCTGCGGGAAATGGCCCCATATGTGATCATCGACTGTGGAAGCTACATTGCCAATGATATCCTGTCGGCCATTGCGCTGATGGAATCCGATGCGGTTCTCCGCCTGGTAAACTGCGATTTGAAGAGTATCAGCTATCTTTCCAGCCAGCTGCCCCTGCTGCGGGACAACAAATGGGATGCGGATAAACAGTATAAGGTAGCCAGCAATATCAAACCCAATGAGGCCAGTGAACATGTGGAGCAGGTGCTTGGAAGTGTGACGTTTAAGCTGCCTTACTGTGCGGAACTGGCGGCGCAGAGTCTGGCCGGGGATCTTTTGGCGGATTTATCTTTGCGGGAGAGCAAAGGGTTCCGGAAGGCGATTGAGGCAATCAGCAGGGAGGTGTTTGGATGTTAGGGGAAAAGCGCTCCGGGGATATATTTGGGCCGGGACCGAAGCGGGAGATTGGCGGACAGGCGGCAATGGCAGAAGCGACTGGTGATGACCAGGAAGTAGAACTGCAGAAATATAGCGATTCCAAGAGACGCGAAATAGAGTACGAGGACGAATCAGCGCAGAGAGGAGAAAGTGAAGCCGCTGTCCCGGAAAAACAGCCTGTTTTGGAAGAACTGAGTTTAGAAGAGATCAGTAGAACAGAAGAAGAGGATGAAGAACGGCTGCTCTTTCAAGAATCGCAGGCTCCCCGCGCCCACAACCTGTTCTTTTCCCCTCAGGGAGAGGGCCGGGAATTTACGGATGTTTTAAAAGAAGTGCAGGAGTACATTTCCAGCAAATATTCCACGCTGATCATTGACCAGGGAAGCGGGGACGTGAAGGAACAGATTAAGCGCTATATCACGAAATATGTGCAGGACTACCGGATTGCAGTAAAGGGTATGGACCGCCAGGAACTGGTGGATACCATTTATACTGAGATGGCAGAGTTTTCCTTCCTAACTAAGTACGTGTTTGGGACAGGGATTGAGGAGATCGACATCAACAGCTGGCGGGACATCGAAGTCCAGTATTCCGGGGGCGTTACGAAGAAACTGACCGAGCGCTTTGAGAGTCCCCAGCATGCAATCAATGTGATTCGCCGTATGCTCCATACGTCCGGTATGGTTCTGGATAATGCCAGCCCGGCTGTACTGGGGCATCTGTCTAAAAACATCCGAATCGCTGCCATGAAAACGCCATTGGTGGATGAGGACGTAGGCATTGCAGCTTCGATCCGTATTGTGAATCCACAATCCATGAAGCAGGAGGACTTTATAAAAGGGGGAACGGCCACCCAGCCGATGATGGACTTTTTGACCGAGTGTCTGCGGTATGGGATATCCATCTGTGTGGCAGGGGCGACAAGCTCCGGGAAGACAACACTGCTTGGATGGCTTTTGACAACCATACCGGATAACAAGCGGATTTATACCATTGAGAGCGGTTCCAGGGAGCTGGCGCTGGTGCGCGAGAAGGAAGGCGTGGTAACGAATTCCGTTATCCATACCCTGACACGGGACAGTGAGAATGAGCGACAAAGGGTGGATCAGATTGCCCTGCTGGACATGGCGCTGCGGTTTAACCCGGATATCATTGTGGTGGGAGAAATGCGCGGGCCGGAGGCCAATGCAGCCCAGGAGGCGGCCAGGACCGGCGTGGCGGTGGTAACTACCATCCATTCCAACAGCTGTGAAGCCACATACCGGCGTATGGTATCCCTCTGCAAACGGGCGGTAGACATGAGCGATGAGACCCTCCTGTCTTATGTGACGGAGGCCTATCCAATCGTGGCATTCTGTAAGCAGCTGGAAAACCGGGAACGGCGCCTGATGGAAATCCAGGAGTGTGAAATCCGTCCGGATGGAACCAGAAGCTACCGGCCGCTGTTCCAGTACAAAATCACGGAAAACCGGGTGGAAGATGGAAAATTCATCATTGAAGGCCGCCATGAGCAGGTGCATACCATATCGGACGGGCTGGCGAAAAGGCTGTTGGAGAATGGGATGCCGGGAGAGGCGCTGAAACAATTGAGGGGAGGTGTGAACGTATGACATTGATGCAGCTTTTAGCCTGTGCCGGTATGATAACCGGCGCTTTTTTAATTCTGGGCCTAAAACCGATGAAATTTACAGACGGCCTGTTTGGCTTCCTGATGCAAAAGCCCAGGACAATAAAGGAGGAAATCAACGAGGCCACCAGCCGAAAGAAGCCGGGTGTGTTTCGCAGGGAAATCCGGGCAGCTCAGGAGATCCTGGCCATGACGGGCCGGGAAAGCCGTTTTTCCATGATCTGTGCAGCCAGTCTGTCCTTGTTCTGTCTTGGCGGTTCGCTGGCAATCCTGATGGGGAACTATTTTCTGGCCCCGGTTCTGGCGGTGGGCTTCCTGTTCTTCCCCTTTTGGTATGTGCGGCTGACGGCCGGCCATTACAAGAAGAACGTGGCTGCGGAGCTGGAGACCGCCCTGTCCATCATTACCACGGCATATTTGAGGAATGAGGACATCCTGACTGCTGTGGAGGAAAACCTGCACTACTTAAATCCGCCGGTCCGCAACGTGTTCCAGGAATTTTCGACCCAAGTGCGGATGGTGAATCCTGATGTGGAAGCCGGGCTGCAGGCACTGAGAGGACGGATTGAGAACGATGTGTTCGAGGAGTGGTGCAATGCACTGTGCGACTGCCAGTATGACCGCAGCTTAAAGACCACGCTGACGCCGATTGTAAGTAAGCTGTCGGATATGCGGATCGTGAACGCGGAGTTGGAGCTGTTGGTGACGGAACCCAGGAAGGAATTTATTACCATGGTGATCCTTGTCATTGGAAATATCCCATTAATGTATTTCTTAAACCGCAGCTGGTACGAGACACTGATGTTTTCCTATATGGGGAAGCTCATCCTGGCGGGTTCGGCGGCTCTTATCTTTGTCAGTACAGCATGTGTGATCCGACTGACTAAGCCGCTGGAATACAGGAGGTGAAAGAGATGCTTGGATTACTGGTCTGCTTTGGCGGACTACTGGCGGCTGGATTATTTTTCCTGGCAGCGGATTTGCTGCGGCTGCCGTATTTAAAGACGTCAAAGGCGATGATTAACACGGGGAGAGAGAACAGAAAGGCAGCAAAGAGCCTGGAAACTTACCTTCTTTCCCTGGCGGTGAAGCTGGCGCCTTATATCCATATGGATGAGTATAAGCGGGGGCGGCAGAAGAATATACTAAAGGCCAGCGGGCTGAATATGGAGCCGGAGGTGTATCAGGCCTATGTTATTTCCAAGGCCGGGCTTGTGCTGCTGGGGATCATTCCCTGCCTGCTGGTATTCCCGCTGCTGGCCGTGATTGTCGTGGTTCTGGCGGTGATGGTGTATTTCAAGGAGCAGGAGCGGGCGGACGAGCTGCTGGCGAAGAAGAGGGGAGAGCTGGAAGGCGAACTGCCCCGGTTTGTGTCAACCATTGAGCAGGAACTGAAGAACAGCCGGGATGTGCTGTCTATTGTGGAGAACTACAAAAAGAACGCAGGGGAAGAATTTGCCAATGAACTGGAAATCCTGGCGGCGGATATGCGCTCTTCCAGCTATGAGGCAGCGCTTACCCGGTTTGAGGCCAGGATTAACTCACCCATGCTTTCCGATGTGGTGAGGGGATTGATTGGCGTGCTTCGCGGCGATGACGGGGCCATGTATTTTCAGATGCTGTCCCATGATTTCAAACAGATGGAGCTGCAGCGGCTGAAAAAGGAAGCCCAGAAGATCCCGCCCAAGATCCGGGTGTTCAGCTTCCTCATGCTGGTGTGTTTTATTGTCACTTACCTGGCGATTATCGTATTTGAGATTCTAAAGTCCATGGGAAGTATGTTTTAGAAAAGAAAAAGACGGAGGCGTAAGGACATGAGCAGTGTAAAAAATCAGACAGGAATGGCAGAAAAAGAAGTTGAAAACGGGAGCGGGCAAAAATTATCGGGGACGGTGCGGGAGTTTTTGGAGAGACATCCCAAAGAACCGGTGTTTATGATGACGCCTGGCGGATATGTGTATCTGGTCCCGGAGCAGATTGGGAATCTTTTGGCGGGTGGAGCCGTATCCGGAAGCCCGTACAGTTGGAGGGAATGTGTCCAGATCAAGGCGGAGGAACTTCTACAGCAGATGGTGGATTCAGTGAATCATGCGGACGGCACCTGGTATGTGTTGACGCGGTTATATGAGCCGGAAGTGATTCCTGCCAGAACCAGTGAGGAGGGGATGGTGTGTCACGTTTAAGGAAGATTCTTGCTGGACGCAGCGGGGAAGGGTACATCGATGTGGCGGTTTTAATCCTGTGTGTGATGCTGGTACTGGCTCTGTCCGTAAAGATTCTGCCTGTGTTTATTGCAAAACAGCAGCTGGATACCTTTGCGACAGAGCTTTGCCGGGAGGCGGAGATTGCGGGCCGGATCGGGAGTGAGACGAACCGGAGGGCGGCTGTCCTCAGAGAAAAGACAGGGCTTAATCCCGAAATTCATTGGTCAGCCAGTGGTCGGATTCAGCTCAATGAGGAAGTAACGGTGCAGCTGACCTACCGCTATAATCTGGGATTGTTTGGAGGATTTGGTTCCTTCCCCATCACCCTCCGTGCTGCGGCAACCGGAAAGTCTGAGGTGTATTGGAAATGAAAAAATGGCGGGCATGTTTAAAAGATCAACGCGGGACTGCGTTCCCTTTGGTAATCGCTGTGACGCTGGCCTGCCTTTTGATTCTGTGCGGAATCATGGAATTTTTCCGTCTGAGCCTGATTGCCTCCGGGGTGAAGGAAGCCCTGCAGGATGCAGTGGTTGTGGTGGTAAATGACAACTACGCCAATGTCTACCACGGAGTACGGGAAGGATACTCGGGTGGATATTATACGGAAGGATACGGCTTTGAGGAAGCGGTGGATACCGGAGATATTTATTACCACCTGGATGAAACGCTGGGAACACGGCGGGAGGGAGGAAACCGGGTGAAATATACAGGAGGCGTTCTGGAGTATAAAATCACCGGGCTGGACGTTGAAATACGCAATGCGCCTCTGGCACCCTCCGACCCTGCAAATGCCCAGCGGTTTGAAGCAGATGCCGTGGTCTGGCTGGAGGTTCCGGTACGGTTTGCAGGGAAGACATTTCCTTCGATGAAGATGAAACTTAAAGTTCAGGCCGGTTATATTGAAGTATTCTGAAAAATAGGGGAGAAAGAGGGGAAAATGAGAAAAGTCGCTGGACTTTTAGGGAGGGTTACGGTATGTTATGTCGTACAAAGATAAAAGCATGAGGAGGCGTAATCAATGAAACTGAATGAGCGGATGAAGCGGCGGCTGGCTGTCCTTGGTTGCGTGGTCGTGGGAGCTGTATTGATTGCAGCAATCGGCAGCCAATTCAGAGGAGAGGCACAGGGAAGCAATCATGCGGAGGCGCGGACAGAACAGACGGAAGAAGTGACAGTAGCGGAAATACCGACTGAGACAACAGAAGCAGCAACAACAGAGGAAGAAACAGAGCCAACCAAACCGGATATCGTGGTGAGAACCGAACCGGCAACGGAACCTTCCAGGACAGGGACAACGGAGCCAACAGAGGCTCTGCCGGCACAGACGGACCGGACGGAACAGGCCGTGCAGCCGGCTCCAGAAAAACCGACTGCTCCCCCAGAAGAGGTGTTGAAGAATCCTACACAAAAGCCGGATGGAGAGACAGTGGAAGGAACGCCGGAGGCCATACCCCATGAGGAGGTAGTACAGCCCAGCGAGGCGCCCACGCAAGCAGGGGAGCCGCAGTATGGAGACACACAAAACGGAAAGATTTATGTGCCGGGATTTGGCTGGATTGATGAGATTGGGGAAGGGCAGGGAACGGTAGCTGAGGATATGTATGAAAATGGAAATAAGATTGGCATTATGGATTAAAAGGATTGTGACGAGACACTGCTTCGGCGGTGTTTTTTCTTTGAGGATGTGCAGGGATAGGGCAAAGATACTGGCTGTGCTGGCAATGGCCTTGATGCTTATGTCTCCTCTCACTGCATACGCAGTCGGGGAAGGGAATCTGGATGGAGGCGGCGGGTCCATGGGACAGGGAACCTCACAGAACAAGTGGACGCCCGGCATGGAGGGCGTGAGGGTGACGGTCATCCTGGCGGATACCAGGACCCCGGTAACACAGCCCATTGACTTTACCAATAAAAGGCCGACCAATATCCAGCTGCATTTTGGGAAGGTTAGCAAGCTGTCCTATAACAAAGGGACTGCGCTGAGTGCAAGCGGTGAGGCTTATACGTTCATAAATCCGGGACAGTCCCTGCCGCGGATCATCAGCTCCCAGAGTCTTGGCGCGGCCAGTATTGAGGCAATAAAAAGCTATTTTACTGACGAGCAGGTCATCCGCAGCATTGCGAACCTGACAGGAATGGACTTTGAAGTGCTGACAAACGGCAAGTATAAGCTGATGCTGGAACCGATTGCTTATGTTGTGTTTCAGGGGGTGAACGTGGCAATGACTGCCACGGAAGCTGCCCTGTATGATCAGACGATAAACGGCGCTATGCGGGCAATGCTTCCTACGGTTGCATTTCAAAATCTGCCGCTATCCATGTTTTTGGAGACTGCAGATTTAGGATATCCTGCCTGGAGCGGACCAAAGTCTGGTGTGCGTTCCAACCAGGAAATCATCACGTCCCTTGGTCTGGGAATTGTGCGTTTTAATGAGATAACCACGCCGCCAGCCGTGGATGCTTTTGACTATGAGTACCGGGTGAATACGGAAGTTATCACCGCTGTGACTGTAAGGGGAGGCCAGTCGGATCCGGACCACCCGGTCTCAGTAACCTTTCGGGTGGCCGGAAAGACGATGCGCGTGGATCACGTATATTATCCGGAGGGGGACAGTCAGATTGCCTGGATTCGCTGGACCACACCTTCCACACCGCAGACCATGACCATACATGTCACGGTTTCCGGCGGGGGAAGGACCGACAAAAATACGATTACAGCTAATATCGTAGACTTGAGTAAGAATCCTCCTCCAGATCCCAATGCGGATGATCGGAATGACGGTTTTACCATCCCGACAGTTCCAGGCAGGGAACAGGTGACGAGAGCCGATTGGGGGGTGTGGAGGCCATGGTGGTATTCCTACTGGGTCTGGCACAGTGGAGATGATGATGACGATGGATATTGGTGCGATCACGGCTGGTGGGAATTTGATTATGACCGTTACCATGCCAGACTAACTGCTGAGATGGAAATCCATCCGGATGAGAAATCCCCGACCGCTTCCGGAAATACACTGAAGTCCGGATATGGCATCCAGGAAATCGTGACAGCAGGGGTGAGCACCAATCAAAGCCATGCGGTGACAGAAGCCCAGAACGCCATCACCTACTTTCCAGAATTTGATTATCAGAGCTACTGGCGTGTACT
Coding sequences within:
- a CDS encoding DUF6133 family protein — translated: MREKMEHVKHAAEQKMWKVRAVLVDRSGENFIDSAIKILMAVVIGALLLAGLYALFSENVLPTLSRRITEMFNYAG
- a CDS encoding LPD28 domain-containing protein, which gives rise to MAVERANAFTMYYEPFELEGKRLYGTGYTVDHDTVPAGLYCYDVWNDGIEDSEEHIFISRNPLSENISGAVISDESIDFHGENQMSMKGIQFLDDEPLVSLERLLEQKADGPVAAETAEFCMVQG
- a CDS encoding DUF4320 family protein, encoding MSRLRKILAGRSGEGYIDVAVLILCVMLVLALSVKILPVFIAKQQLDTFATELCREAEIAGRIGSETNRRAAVLREKTGLNPEIHWSASGRIQLNEEVTVQLTYRYNLGLFGGFGSFPITLRAAATGKSEVYWK
- a CDS encoding YodL domain-containing protein — encoded protein: MRGIRVENGRIVYFGNPAGYIAGSQAVVDPIFKGKELEAYLERQGGIEAVVWKGGVYDRLMNGQAETQGCEPLKNCRIWQLKPDVNIHMKFIGYDTLVTRFGEPDPQNYHMVYDGEIETNELERIYDKFDGGQEVPGYTGHSLSMSDVIELYDEEASEFYYVDYRDFKPVVFGGPEPVQSQVLQL
- a CDS encoding A24 family peptidase codes for the protein MQGVLFFFLLLASSFVDLKRREIPDWVSGSIAALTLLHFRPEYLLGLIPALFFLAAAVRGGFGGGDVKLAAACGLVLGLPAALMGTILGLLLQLLFHLGALCVLPLFKRQVWSAYPMAPFLAIGYAVAYYV
- a CDS encoding type II secretion system F family protein — translated: MTLMQLLACAGMITGAFLILGLKPMKFTDGLFGFLMQKPRTIKEEINEATSRKKPGVFRREIRAAQEILAMTGRESRFSMICAASLSLFCLGGSLAILMGNYFLAPVLAVGFLFFPFWYVRLTAGHYKKNVAAELETALSIITTAYLRNEDILTAVEENLHYLNPPVRNVFQEFSTQVRMVNPDVEAGLQALRGRIENDVFEEWCNALCDCQYDRSLKTTLTPIVSKLSDMRIVNAELELLVTEPRKEFITMVILVIGNIPLMYFLNRSWYETLMFSYMGKLILAGSAALIFVSTACVIRLTKPLEYRR
- a CDS encoding DUF6550 family protein yields the protein MKLNERMKRRLAVLGCVVVGAVLIAAIGSQFRGEAQGSNHAEARTEQTEEVTVAEIPTETTEAATTEEETEPTKPDIVVRTEPATEPSRTGTTEPTEALPAQTDRTEQAVQPAPEKPTAPPEEVLKNPTQKPDGETVEGTPEAIPHEEVVQPSEAPTQAGEPQYGDTQNGKIYVPGFGWIDEIGEGQGTVAEDMYENGNKIGIMD
- a CDS encoding SpoVG family protein; protein product: MPTVDVRITSMYPPGEVGSIRGYASATIDSCLAIRGIKVVEGGERGLFVSMPSRKTTEGYKEVCFPVTAEFREQLHNVVLSSYQQALEQSVAQQTAPQPEAPEQAGEEPGLQM
- the cpaB gene encoding Flp pilus assembly protein CpaB, which gives rise to MNFFKNRTVIGLLCIVLSLVICFAITPMFNRTISEKTEIVRVTKNIRIGDEITKDMVKPVEVGAYNLPESVVRNIDEVIGKYASADMAPGDYIIRSKVAEEPAAENAYLYNLNGEKQAISVSVKAFANGLSGKLVSGDIVSVIAPDYRKQGSTVIPPELQYVEVIAVTANSGYDANTGERGDEETEKELPGTVTLLVTPDQGRVLAELEADGKLHLSLVYRGTKENARKFVEAQEIMLEELYPLESEEMEENTEKESGTEETETVEEAGEETVQGEETEATAGSESGVE
- a CDS encoding ATPase AAA; protein product: MLNFKKGSIFDRSAKAQEDFMDEPGNQVLAVWGSPGSGKSTVAVKLAKYLVGKKRNVVLLTCDMTAPMLPCICPPADLECEHSLGSVLAAAQVTQSLVRHNLITHKKYDYLTLMGMLRGENEYTYPPYNAKQATELITCLREMAPYVIIDCGSYIANDILSAIALMESDAVLRLVNCDLKSISYLSSQLPLLRDNKWDADKQYKVASNIKPNEASEHVEQVLGSVTFKLPYCAELAAQSLAGDLLADLSLRESKGFRKAIEAISREVFGC
- a CDS encoding CpaF/VirB11 family protein is translated as MLGEKRSGDIFGPGPKREIGGQAAMAEATGDDQEVELQKYSDSKRREIEYEDESAQRGESEAAVPEKQPVLEELSLEEISRTEEEDEERLLFQESQAPRAHNLFFSPQGEGREFTDVLKEVQEYISSKYSTLIIDQGSGDVKEQIKRYITKYVQDYRIAVKGMDRQELVDTIYTEMAEFSFLTKYVFGTGIEEIDINSWRDIEVQYSGGVTKKLTERFESPQHAINVIRRMLHTSGMVLDNASPAVLGHLSKNIRIAAMKTPLVDEDVGIAASIRIVNPQSMKQEDFIKGGTATQPMMDFLTECLRYGISICVAGATSSGKTTLLGWLLTTIPDNKRIYTIESGSRELALVREKEGVVTNSVIHTLTRDSENERQRVDQIALLDMALRFNPDIIVVGEMRGPEANAAQEAARTGVAVVTTIHSNSCEATYRRMVSLCKRAVDMSDETLLSYVTEAYPIVAFCKQLENRERRLMEIQECEIRPDGTRSYRPLFQYKITENRVEDGKFIIEGRHEQVHTISDGLAKRLLENGMPGEALKQLRGGVNV